A single Parabacteroides timonensis DNA region contains:
- a CDS encoding endonuclease/exonuclease/phosphatase family protein, which translates to MKKILLSFLSLLLSVSFLSAKQPGAPLNVMTFNIRMDTKEDGANQWSNRKDLAADLVKFHNVDIFGAQEVLNHQLNELLTRLPEYANIGVGREDGKTKGEYAAIFYKKDRFVLEDSGNFWLAEDINAVGKKGWDAACERVATWGIFKDKESGKKFFFLNTHLDHMGKVARHEGASLVLDEAHKLAKGLPVIVTGDFNATPDDDPIKVLTDKNDPRHITHSREIASLKYGPEWTFHDYGRIPNERREWIDYIFVKGDIKVLRNGVLTDTLNNLYPSDHCPVMATLIIQ; encoded by the coding sequence ATGAAAAAGATTTTGTTAAGCTTTTTGTCTCTTTTATTATCGGTGAGTTTTTTATCCGCCAAACAACCGGGTGCCCCTTTAAATGTTATGACTTTTAATATACGTATGGATACAAAAGAAGATGGGGCTAACCAATGGAGTAATCGTAAAGATCTGGCTGCCGATCTGGTTAAATTTCATAATGTTGATATTTTTGGTGCCCAGGAGGTATTGAATCATCAGTTGAATGAGCTTTTGACGCGTTTGCCGGAATATGCTAATATTGGTGTTGGCCGTGAAGACGGTAAGACTAAAGGAGAATATGCTGCGATATTTTACAAAAAGGATCGTTTTGTTCTGGAAGACAGTGGCAATTTCTGGTTGGCGGAAGATATTAATGCTGTGGGTAAGAAAGGCTGGGATGCAGCCTGTGAGCGTGTTGCTACCTGGGGAATTTTTAAGGATAAGGAATCCGGAAAGAAATTCTTTTTTCTTAATACTCATTTGGATCATATGGGGAAAGTGGCACGTCATGAGGGAGCTTCCTTAGTTTTAGATGAAGCCCATAAATTGGCTAAAGGACTTCCGGTAATCGTTACAGGCGATTTTAATGCAACACCGGACGATGATCCGATCAAGGTGTTGACAGATAAAAATGATCCTCGTCATATCACACATTCACGTGAAATCGCTTCTTTAAAGTATGGTCCGGAATGGACATTCCATGATTATGGACGTATACCGAACGAAAGAAGAGAATGGATCGATTACATTTTTGTAAAAGGAGACATTAAGGTATTGCGTAACGGTGTTCTTACCGATACATTAAATAATCTTTATCCTTCGGATCACTGTCCGGTTATGGCTACTTTAATCATTCAATAG
- a CDS encoding DUF3467 domain-containing protein, with translation MENDNKQSNEIQVELSEEMAQGTYANLAIISHSTSEFILDFIRVVPGVSKAQVKSRVILTPDNAKRLLFALQDNLAKYEEQLKGGNKTANFEDFIPPMGGVQGEA, from the coding sequence ATGGAAAACGATAACAAGCAATCTAATGAGATACAGGTAGAGCTGTCTGAAGAAATGGCACAAGGTACTTATGCTAATCTAGCTATTATTTCACATTCAACATCCGAGTTTATACTAGACTTTATCCGTGTTGTTCCCGGTGTATCTAAGGCACAGGTGAAGAGCCGCGTGATCCTGACACCGGATAATGCAAAACGTTTACTTTTTGCTTTGCAGGATAATCTGGCAAAATATGAAGAACAGTTGAAGGGTGGAAACAAGACTGCTAATTTTGAAGATTTTATTCCTCCGATGGGGGGAGTTCAGGGAGAAGCATAA
- the rpoC gene encoding DNA-directed RNA polymerase subunit beta' — MAFRKENKIKSNFSKITIGLASPEEILENSSGEVLKPETINYRTYKPERDGLFCERIFGPIKDYECHCGKYKRIRYKGIVCDRCGVEVTEKKVRRERMGHIHLVVPVAHIWYFRSLPNKIGYLLGLPTKKLDSIIYYERYVVIQPGCVDTVAELDLLSEEEYLQILDNLPKENQMLEDTDPNKFIAKIGAEAVYDLLARLDLDSLSYELRHRASTDGSQQRKNEALKRLQVVESFRASRGRNKPEWMIVKVVPVIPPELRPLVPLDGGRFATSDLNDLYRRVIIRNNRLKRLIDIKAPEVILRNEKRMLQEAVDSLFDNSRKSSAVKTDANRPLKSLSDSLKGKQGRFRQNLLGKRVDYSARSVIVVGPELKMHECGLPKNMAAELYKPFVIRKLIERGIVKTVKSAKKIVDRKEPVVWDILEYVMKGHPVLLNRAPTLHRLGIQAFQPKLIEGKAIQLHPLACTAFNADFDGDQMAVHLPLGNEAVLEAQMLMLASHNILNPANGAPITVPSQDMVLGLYYITKMRKGTLGEGLVFYGPEEATIAYNEKKVDIHAPIKVYVDNVEEDGKLVKKMIETSVGRLMVNEFVPFEVGYINEVLGKKALRDIIGKVIKTCGVARTAQFLDDIKNLGYYMAFKGGLSFNLADVLIPPEKDELVKEGYDEVEQILANYSMGFITFNERYNQIIDTWTHVNSKLSNILMKQLTADNDGFNSVYMMMDSGARGSKEQIRQLSGMRGLMAKPQKSGAEGGQIIENPILSNFKEGLSVLEYFISTHGARKGLADTALKTADAGYLTRRLVDVSHDVIINEEDCGTLRGLICTELKNNEEVIASLYERILGRVSVHDIQHPLTGELIVAAGEEIREDAAKMIQDSPIESVEIRSVLTCESKKGVCAKCYGRNLATGRMVQKGEVVGVIAAQSIGEPGTQLTLRTFHVGGIASNIATENSITSKYDGILEIDELRAVEADDATAGKKYQVVVSRLAEMRIVDPNTKIVLLTHNIPYGSKLFFNSGDKISKGDVIIEWDPFNAVIVSEVSGKIEFESVVEGVTYKVESDETTGLKEKIIIESKDKTKAPAAHIVDENGNYLKNYSLPLGAHVVKENGDSVKAGEVLVKIPRAVGKAGDITGGLPRVTELFEARNPSNPAVVSEIDGEVGFGKIKRGNREITVTSKLGEVKKYMVPLSKQLLVQENDYIRAGMPLSDGATTPSDILAIKGPTAVQEYIVNEVQDVYRLQGVKINDKHFEVIVRQMMRKVEVVDPGDTRFLEQQIVDKLEVMDENDRIWGKKVVLDPGDSQTLQAGQIVTARKLRDENSMLKRRDMKLVEVRDAVPATANQILQGITRAALQTTSFMSAASFQETTKVLNEAAINGKVDRLEGLKENVICGHLIPAGTGQRDFDKLVVGAKDEFERIFANRKNVVDFNTMDKDDE, encoded by the coding sequence ATGGCTTTTAGAAAAGAAAACAAGATAAAGAGTAACTTTTCAAAAATAACCATCGGTCTGGCTTCTCCTGAAGAGATTCTTGAAAACTCTAGCGGCGAAGTGTTGAAACCGGAAACGATTAACTATCGTACGTACAAACCTGAACGTGACGGTCTTTTCTGCGAACGTATCTTCGGTCCGATCAAGGACTATGAGTGCCATTGCGGAAAATACAAACGTATCCGTTATAAAGGTATTGTCTGCGATCGTTGCGGGGTAGAAGTTACAGAGAAGAAAGTGCGTCGCGAACGTATGGGACATATCCATTTGGTTGTTCCTGTCGCTCATATCTGGTATTTCCGTTCTCTACCCAACAAAATCGGGTATCTGTTAGGCTTGCCTACCAAGAAACTGGATTCTATCATTTATTATGAACGTTATGTGGTTATTCAGCCGGGTTGTGTAGACACTGTTGCTGAATTAGACCTGCTTTCGGAAGAAGAATACCTGCAGATCCTGGATAACCTGCCAAAGGAAAACCAGATGCTGGAAGATACAGATCCTAACAAGTTCATCGCAAAGATCGGTGCTGAAGCCGTTTATGATTTGTTGGCTCGTCTGGACCTGGATTCTCTGTCTTACGAACTGCGTCACCGTGCAAGTACAGACGGTTCACAGCAACGTAAGAACGAAGCTTTGAAGCGTTTGCAGGTGGTTGAATCTTTCCGTGCATCCAGAGGTCGTAACAAACCGGAATGGATGATCGTGAAGGTTGTTCCTGTTATTCCTCCCGAACTGCGTCCGTTGGTTCCGCTGGATGGTGGACGTTTTGCAACCTCCGACTTGAATGATTTGTATCGTCGTGTTATTATCCGTAATAACCGTCTAAAACGATTAATTGATATTAAGGCTCCGGAAGTGATCTTACGTAATGAAAAACGTATGCTTCAGGAAGCTGTGGACTCTCTGTTCGACAACTCTCGTAAATCGAGTGCAGTTAAGACAGACGCTAACCGTCCGCTGAAGTCACTGTCTGACAGTTTGAAAGGTAAACAAGGTCGTTTCCGTCAGAATTTGTTGGGTAAACGTGTTGACTACTCAGCTCGTTCGGTTATCGTTGTAGGTCCGGAATTAAAGATGCACGAGTGCGGTCTGCCGAAGAATATGGCTGCCGAACTTTATAAACCTTTCGTTATCCGTAAATTGATCGAACGCGGTATCGTTAAAACGGTTAAGTCTGCTAAGAAGATCGTTGACCGTAAAGAACCGGTTGTTTGGGATATCCTGGAATATGTAATGAAAGGTCACCCTGTGTTGCTGAACCGTGCACCGACACTGCACCGTTTGGGTATCCAGGCATTCCAGCCGAAACTGATCGAAGGTAAGGCTATTCAGTTGCACCCGTTGGCTTGTACGGCATTCAACGCCGACTTCGACGGTGACCAGATGGCTGTTCACTTACCTTTAGGAAATGAGGCTGTATTGGAAGCACAGATGTTGATGCTTGCTTCTCACAATATTTTGAACCCGGCTAACGGTGCGCCTATTACCGTTCCTTCACAGGATATGGTGCTTGGTTTGTACTATATCACTAAAATGCGTAAGGGAACGCTGGGAGAAGGTCTCGTATTCTACGGTCCGGAAGAAGCGACTATCGCATACAATGAAAAGAAAGTAGATATACACGCGCCCATCAAGGTTTACGTCGATAACGTAGAAGAAGACGGAAAACTTGTAAAGAAAATGATCGAAACTTCTGTCGGTCGTTTGATGGTGAACGAATTTGTTCCTTTCGAGGTCGGTTACATCAATGAAGTACTGGGAAAGAAGGCACTTCGTGATATCATTGGTAAGGTAATCAAGACTTGCGGTGTTGCTCGTACTGCTCAGTTCCTGGATGATATTAAGAACTTAGGATACTATATGGCATTTAAGGGAGGTCTGTCGTTTAATCTAGCCGACGTACTTATCCCGCCTGAAAAAGACGAACTGGTTAAAGAAGGTTACGATGAAGTGGAACAGATCCTGGCTAACTATAGTATGGGTTTCATTACCTTCAACGAACGTTACAACCAGATTATCGATACCTGGACACATGTCAACAGTAAGTTGTCTAATATCCTGATGAAGCAGTTGACTGCTGATAACGATGGATTCAACTCTGTGTACATGATGATGGATTCCGGAGCCCGTGGTTCTAAGGAACAGATCCGTCAGCTGTCTGGTATGCGTGGTTTGATGGCAAAACCGCAGAAGAGTGGTGCTGAAGGTGGTCAGATTATTGAAAACCCGATCCTTTCAAACTTTAAAGAAGGTTTGTCTGTGTTGGAGTACTTTATCTCTACCCACGGTGCTCGTAAAGGTTTGGCCGATACCGCTTTGAAGACTGCCGATGCTGGTTACCTGACTCGTCGTCTGGTAGACGTATCGCATGATGTGATTATTAATGAAGAAGACTGTGGTACATTGCGTGGTCTGATTTGTACAGAATTGAAGAATAACGAAGAAGTGATTGCTTCTCTGTACGAACGTATCCTTGGCCGTGTATCAGTACATGATATTCAGCATCCGTTGACTGGTGAATTGATCGTAGCTGCCGGTGAAGAAATTCGCGAAGATGCCGCTAAGATGATTCAGGATTCTCCGATTGAAAGTGTGGAAATCCGTTCAGTACTTACCTGTGAATCGAAGAAAGGTGTTTGTGCTAAGTGTTACGGTCGTAACCTGGCAACAGGTCGCATGGTTCAGAAAGGTGAAGTTGTCGGAGTTATCGCTGCCCAGTCTATCGGTGAGCCGGGTACACAGTTGACACTGCGTACATTCCACGTTGGTGGTATCGCTTCTAACATCGCAACAGAAAACAGTATTACATCTAAATATGATGGTATTCTGGAAATTGACGAACTTCGTGCAGTAGAGGCTGACGATGCAACTGCCGGAAAGAAATATCAGGTAGTAGTAAGCCGTTTGGCTGAAATGCGTATCGTCGATCCGAATACAAAGATCGTATTGCTGACTCATAATATCCCTTACGGTTCTAAGTTGTTCTTTAACAGCGGAGACAAGATCAGTAAGGGTGACGTAATCATCGAATGGGACCCGTTCAATGCGGTTATCGTATCGGAAGTTTCCGGTAAGATCGAATTTGAAAGTGTAGTGGAAGGTGTTACTTACAAAGTGGAAAGTGATGAAACTACAGGTTTGAAAGAAAAGATCATCATTGAATCTAAAGATAAGACAAAAGCTCCGGCTGCTCATATCGTAGATGAAAACGGAAATTATCTGAAGAACTATTCATTGCCTCTGGGCGCTCACGTAGTTAAAGAGAACGGTGATTCGGTGAAAGCCGGTGAAGTTCTTGTTAAGATACCGCGTGCAGTTGGTAAGGCAGGTGATATCACCGGTGGTCTTCCCCGTGTTACCGAGTTGTTTGAAGCTCGTAACCCGTCTAACCCAGCTGTCGTTTCTGAAATCGACGGTGAAGTTGGCTTCGGTAAGATCAAACGTGGTAACCGCGAGATCACTGTAACCTCTAAGCTGGGTGAAGTGAAGAAGTACATGGTGCCTCTGTCAAAACAGCTTTTGGTTCAGGAAAACGACTATATCCGTGCAGGTATGCCGTTGTCTGACGGTGCTACTACTCCTTCGGATATCCTTGCTATCAAGGGCCCGACTGCCGTTCAGGAATATATCGTGAACGAAGTACAGGACGTTTACCGTCTGCAGGGTGTGAAGATCAACGATAAACACTTCGAGGTTATCGTTCGTCAGATGATGCGTAAGGTAGAAGTGGTTGATCCGGGAGATACTCGCTTCCTGGAACAGCAGATTGTTGATAAGTTGGAAGTAATGGATGAAAACGATCGTATCTGGGGCAAGAAAGTTGTTTTGGATCCGGGAGACTCTCAGACATTACAGGCTGGTCAGATTGTAACAGCCCGTAAGTTGAGAGATGAAAACAGTATGCTGAAACGTCGTGACATGAAACTTGTAGAAGTTCGTGATGCCGTTCCTGCTACTGCCAATCAGATCCTTCAGGGTATTACACGTGCTGCACTGCAAACAACTAGCTTCATGTCGGCTGCATCGTTCCAGGAAACAACGAAAGTGTTGAACGAAGCTGCTATCAATGGAAAGGTAGACCGTTTGGAAGGTTTGAAAGAAAACGTTATCTGCGGTCACTTGATCCCGGCTGGTACAGGCCAGAGAGACTTCGACAAACTGGTTGTCGGTGCTAAAGATGAATTCGAACGTATTTTTGCAAATCGTAAGAACGTAGTCGATTTTAACACTATGGATAAAGACGACGAGTAA
- a CDS encoding capsule assembly Wzi family protein, protein MKALHIIIAGTILLGISNYSYSQTTDIPEATIYKTELFGSAATGSNTPFWMVSNRYGIVPLDAGNGLLNAGVFHNQHFGKGFRWGAGLEIVAAVPRHHNVFIQQAYAEIGYKSLLLSFGSKERYNSLWDRNLSSGDMVHSANARPIPEVNLSMPEFTLVPLTKGWLQVKGDFAVGRSFDTDYLEDFVNTKQVYIKNVLWHHKSLFLRIKDTENDFPLSLTLGAQHFAQWGGTSTNPKIGKQPQSFKDLIRVICGQKGGSDATESDQINVLGSHYGSYDFKLSYTEKDWAAHVYYQHYFNDKSGMEFANKTDGLWGVQFDLPFLPWLNKVVAEYLVTMNQSGPIHFIIFDRDKWQGGRGGGNDDYYNNGEYTTGFSYFNRGIGSPLIPAPEYNSDGSLGFKNNRVKSWHFAAEGDINTQLSYRILFTAMNGWGTSYFPFLNKKFGTSSLVDINYTHPKLQGWKFSGSVAADTGTMLGKSVGFSLGVTKTGILKTW, encoded by the coding sequence ATGAAAGCCTTACATATTATAATAGCAGGAACTATTTTACTCGGTATATCCAATTATAGTTATTCCCAGACAACTGATATCCCAGAAGCGACAATCTACAAAACAGAATTGTTCGGTTCGGCGGCAACTGGCTCCAACACACCATTCTGGATGGTAAGCAACCGTTATGGGATCGTTCCCCTGGATGCAGGTAACGGTTTATTGAATGCGGGAGTATTCCACAACCAACATTTCGGCAAAGGCTTTCGCTGGGGAGCCGGACTCGAGATTGTTGCTGCCGTACCCCGCCATCATAATGTATTCATTCAGCAGGCTTATGCGGAGATAGGATACAAAAGTCTATTACTTAGCTTTGGCAGTAAAGAAAGATATAACTCCCTGTGGGACCGAAATCTGAGTTCCGGTGATATGGTCCATTCGGCAAATGCACGACCTATCCCGGAAGTTAATTTAAGTATGCCGGAATTTACATTAGTGCCTTTAACTAAAGGTTGGTTACAGGTAAAAGGAGATTTTGCGGTTGGCAGATCATTCGATACCGATTACCTGGAAGATTTCGTTAACACTAAACAAGTCTATATAAAGAATGTCTTGTGGCATCATAAATCGTTATTCCTCCGTATCAAGGATACAGAAAATGATTTTCCCTTATCACTAACTCTCGGTGCCCAGCATTTTGCCCAATGGGGAGGGACTTCCACTAATCCGAAGATCGGCAAACAGCCTCAATCCTTCAAAGACCTGATCCGGGTAATCTGCGGACAAAAAGGAGGTAGCGATGCTACGGAATCCGACCAGATCAATGTATTAGGTAGTCATTACGGTTCTTACGATTTCAAATTAAGTTATACAGAAAAAGACTGGGCGGCTCACGTCTACTATCAACATTATTTTAATGATAAGTCCGGCATGGAGTTTGCCAATAAAACAGACGGTTTGTGGGGAGTACAATTTGATTTGCCATTCCTTCCCTGGCTGAACAAAGTAGTTGCCGAATATCTCGTAACAATGAACCAAAGCGGTCCCATACACTTTATCATATTCGACCGGGACAAATGGCAAGGCGGACGTGGGGGAGGAAACGACGATTATTACAACAACGGGGAATATACAACCGGATTCTCTTACTTCAACCGAGGAATAGGTTCTCCGCTAATTCCGGCTCCCGAATATAATTCAGACGGTTCCCTGGGTTTCAAAAACAACCGTGTTAAAAGCTGGCATTTTGCTGCGGAAGGGGATATTAATACACAACTCTCTTACCGTATCCTGTTCACGGCGATGAATGGCTGGGGAACTTCATATTTCCCGTTCCTGAATAAAAAGTTCGGAACATCCAGCCTTGTCGATATCAATTATACTCACCCTAAACTGCAAGGATGGAAGTTTTCCGGATCAGTAGCAGCAGACACGGGAACCATGTTAGGAAAAAGTGTAGGCTTTAGCTTAGGCGTAACAAAAACTGGAATCCTAAAAACCTGGTAA
- a CDS encoding lysophospholipid acyltransferase family protein, whose translation MIRILYLVYLWLFFVPVFVVLTILTALTVIIGCLLGGEKIFAYYPGMIWSRLTCYLALCPVKVKGRENIDRNQSYVFVSNHQGAFDIFLIYGFLGVPIKWVMKAGIGKIPFVGAACRAAGFIFVDNSTSKAAARSVKEAEHCLRNGASVVVFPEGSRTYTGRMIRFKKGAYQMALDQHLSVIPITLNGPFDVLPIGSLNVHRHKMEMIIHPAISTSDMDTSHKGMQQFADHTQDIIASALWDKYK comes from the coding sequence ATGATACGAATACTTTACTTGGTTTATTTATGGCTGTTTTTTGTACCTGTATTTGTGGTGCTGACCATACTTACGGCCTTGACTGTTATTATAGGTTGCCTTTTGGGAGGTGAGAAGATATTTGCCTATTATCCGGGTATGATTTGGTCGAGACTAACCTGTTACCTGGCCCTTTGTCCGGTAAAAGTAAAAGGACGGGAGAATATTGACCGTAACCAATCTTATGTATTTGTTTCAAATCATCAGGGTGCGTTCGATATCTTTTTGATATATGGTTTTCTCGGTGTCCCTATTAAGTGGGTTATGAAGGCGGGGATAGGAAAGATACCTTTTGTTGGAGCTGCCTGTCGGGCTGCCGGTTTTATCTTTGTTGATAATTCGACTTCCAAAGCTGCGGCCCGTAGTGTGAAGGAAGCTGAACATTGTCTCAGGAACGGTGCTTCTGTGGTTGTCTTCCCTGAAGGTTCTCGTACATATACCGGAAGGATGATCCGTTTCAAAAAGGGAGCTTACCAAATGGCTCTCGACCAGCATTTGTCGGTTATTCCAATTACGTTGAATGGACCTTTTGATGTATTGCCCATCGGATCATTGAATGTGCACAGGCATAAGATGGAAATGATCATTCATCCCGCTATATCGACGAGTGATATGGATACATCCCATAAAGGAATGCAACAATTTGCCGATCATACACAAGATATAATAGCTTCTGCTTTATGGGATAAATATAAATAG